A stretch of the Azorhizobium caulinodans ORS 571 genome encodes the following:
- a CDS encoding isoaspartyl peptidase/L-asparaginase family protein encodes MPEFKPVLALHGGAGTIRRSAMTPEREAAYTQGLLTALSAGRAVLESGGSALDAVTATVMALEDEPLFNAGRGAVLTSAGTLEMDAAIMDGRDRRAGAVAGIFGPRNPILAARAVMEKTEHVMLTGSGANAFCRESGLEIMPEDYFLTPARQEALARELERRRTGAPDDGDAARKHGTVGAVALDSHGHLAAATSTGGMTAKLPGRVGDSPVFGAGTWADDATCAVSATGHGEYFIRYAVGHEIDARMRWAGQSLKRASEGIVRELAPLGGSGGLIAVDRTGAISLPFNSEGMYRAWMQADGSMHTAIF; translated from the coding sequence ATGCCCGAGTTCAAGCCCGTTCTCGCGCTGCACGGCGGCGCCGGCACCATCCGCCGCTCCGCCATGACGCCAGAGCGCGAGGCCGCCTATACGCAGGGGCTTCTCACCGCGCTCTCCGCCGGCCGGGCCGTGCTGGAGAGCGGCGGTTCAGCGCTCGATGCGGTGACGGCCACGGTCATGGCGCTGGAGGACGAGCCGCTGTTCAATGCCGGGCGTGGCGCCGTGCTCACCAGCGCGGGCACGCTGGAGATGGATGCCGCCATCATGGACGGACGGGACCGCCGGGCCGGCGCGGTGGCGGGCATCTTCGGCCCGCGCAATCCCATCCTCGCCGCCCGCGCCGTGATGGAAAAGACCGAGCATGTCATGCTGACTGGGAGCGGCGCCAACGCCTTCTGCCGCGAGAGCGGCCTTGAGATCATGCCGGAGGACTATTTCTTGACCCCCGCCCGGCAGGAGGCACTTGCCCGCGAGCTGGAGCGCCGCCGCACCGGCGCGCCCGATGATGGCGACGCGGCCCGCAAGCATGGCACGGTGGGTGCGGTGGCGCTCGACAGCCATGGCCATCTGGCCGCCGCCACCTCCACCGGCGGCATGACGGCGAAGCTCCCCGGCCGCGTGGGCGACAGCCCTGTCTTTGGCGCGGGCACATGGGCGGATGACGCCACCTGCGCCGTCTCGGCGACCGGGCATGGCGAATATTTCATCCGCTATGCGGTGGGCCATGAGATCGACGCGCGGATGCGCTGGGCCGGGCAGAGCCTGAAGAGGGCCAGCGAGGGCATCGTGCGCGAGCTGGCGCCGCTGGGCGGCTCGGGCGGCCTCATCGCCGTGGACCGGACGGGGGCTATTTCGCTGCCCTTCAACAGCGAGGGCATGTACCGCGCCTGGATGCAGGCCGACGGCTCCATGCACACCGCGATTTTCTGA
- a CDS encoding M55 family metallopeptidase yields the protein MKVYISADIEGVAGVVSPQQGQPGNAEYERARRLMTEEVNAAIAGAFEGGATEVLVNDSHGPMSNIIPELLDPRADLILGKPKPFNMAAGLTRDFAAVFLVGHHAAASNFGVLAHTTNSFAFREVRLAGRALGEPGIYGAYAGQLGVPVALVTGDDRLVEEARDLFPQAEAVCVKTALSNRAARQMAVEKARAAIAAGARQALANLRAMRPFTIPGPFVAEFVMNSPALADQGAVLPPARRQDATTLAFACADAAEAVGWMTALSAMSAVLR from the coding sequence ATGAAGGTTTACATCTCCGCCGACATCGAGGGTGTGGCGGGCGTGGTCTCTCCCCAGCAGGGGCAGCCGGGCAATGCGGAATATGAGCGCGCCCGCCGGCTGATGACCGAGGAGGTCAATGCCGCCATCGCCGGTGCCTTCGAGGGCGGGGCGACCGAGGTGCTGGTGAACGACAGCCACGGCCCCATGAGCAACATCATTCCCGAACTGCTCGATCCGCGCGCCGACCTCATCCTCGGCAAGCCCAAGCCCTTCAACATGGCGGCGGGGCTCACCCGCGATTTCGCCGCCGTCTTCCTCGTCGGCCATCATGCGGCGGCCTCCAATTTCGGCGTGCTGGCGCACACCACCAATTCCTTCGCCTTCCGCGAGGTGCGCCTTGCCGGCCGCGCGCTGGGCGAGCCGGGCATCTATGGCGCCTATGCCGGCCAGCTCGGCGTGCCCGTGGCGCTGGTGACGGGCGATGATCGACTGGTGGAGGAGGCACGCGACCTCTTCCCGCAGGCCGAGGCGGTGTGCGTGAAGACGGCGCTCTCCAATCGCGCCGCGCGGCAGATGGCGGTGGAGAAGGCCCGCGCCGCCATCGCCGCCGGCGCCCGGCAGGCGCTCGCGAACCTTCGGGCCATGCGGCCCTTCACCATTCCGGGACCGTTCGTGGCGGAATTCGTGATGAACAGCCCGGCGCTCGCGGATCAGGGAGCGGTCCTGCCGCCCGCGCGCCGGCAGGACGCGACGACGCTCGCCTTCGCCTGCGCCGATGCCGCGGAGGCGGTGGGCTGGATGACGGCGCTCTCCGCCATGTCTGCCGTCCTGCGCTGA